The Euphorbia lathyris chromosome 2, ddEupLath1.1, whole genome shotgun sequence genome includes a window with the following:
- the LOC136218375 gene encoding uncharacterized protein translates to MKNRVSRGNPEKEKANGSISTSSMKMKKNITRLGGHGLSLEAFANAKSTTTHYNPALIKQQKELYKNAKFVSKFKRKLKQQNQQNGVSSAVRLVVDKNETVEAGKMIKRKKKRGSNSLRELYEKQQEEKEKERMEREAIIKTRKEAKEKAEAQRKAEKQKMFKRTRRGQPVMKYKIEHLLQIIQASN, encoded by the exons ATGAAAAATCGGGTGTCTAGAGGTAATCCGGAAAAGGAGAAGGCCAATGGCTCAATATCTACTAGTAGTATGAAGATGAAAAAGAACATAACCAGATTAGGAGGGCATGGTCTTTCACTTGAAGCCTTTGCGAATGCCAAATCCACCACCACTCACTACAATCCCGCTCTTATAA AGCAGCAGAAAGAGTTGTATAAGAATGCCAAGTTTGTGAGCAAGTTCAAGAGAAAGCTAAAACAACAAAATCAGCAGAATGGTGTCTCTTCAGCTGTTAGACTGGTGGTG GATAAGAATGAAACTGTGGAAGCTggtaaaatgataaaaaggaagaagaaaagaggtTCAAATAGTTTGAGAGAATTGTATGAGAAACAGcaagaagagaaagagaaggaaaGAATGGAGAGAGAGGCAATTATTAAGACAAGAAAGGAAGCAAAAGAAAAGGCTGAAGCTCAGAGAAAAGCTGAAAAACAGAAGATGTTCAAGAGGACTAGGCGTGGTCAGCCTGTTATGAAGTACAAAATCGAGCATCTCTTGCAAATAATTCAAGCTTCAAATTAG